A window of Campylobacter lari subsp. lari contains these coding sequences:
- a CDS encoding TolC family protein, translated as MRIFLLFFIAFFLNACVGVKLEQVSQEQIKKEYFEDFNASKAWWEKYNNQDLNNILKAIIDNNKDLNIARVNFLSTLARYKLLNLDLYPTLSGNLGVNIRKNLNNGAEMHSFSNGIMLNYELDIYGKISDQVASSEFLAKASEYELRSLELDTINLAINSIFELIYFNDVDRLLNNHLKNLEQMLEIYTTKFDYGKVEYIDLLNIKKSLLNTKQNIITNLQNKDLTLKNIKDLLGKDDEFLINKMLNYTLEDFSLQKINFDIELKMLAYRPQVQAKLNQLMASYKDYASVQKSILPSIKILGNLDGSDKNFDDSFKFLILGGNVVIDLPFLDFYRVRQNVKISEFAYQARLYEYKDALQRAIHEFKLCYENDKYYNDLLNLVKDINTNQAKITQLYFEKYELGRNELKDYLDADALLINSLQELSRAKLSLLKNVNLYHNIVLISE; from the coding sequence ATGAGAATATTTTTATTATTTTTTATAGCCTTTTTTTTAAATGCTTGTGTAGGTGTAAAATTAGAACAAGTATCTCAAGAGCAGATAAAAAAAGAATATTTTGAAGATTTTAATGCAAGCAAGGCTTGGTGGGAAAAATATAATAATCAAGATTTAAATAATATCTTAAAAGCTATTATTGATAATAATAAAGACTTAAATATAGCAAGAGTTAATTTTTTAAGCACTTTAGCTAGATATAAGCTTTTAAATTTAGATCTTTATCCTACTTTGAGTGGAAATTTAGGTGTAAATATAAGAAAAAATTTAAACAATGGCGCAGAAATGCATAGTTTTTCAAATGGCATTATGTTAAATTATGAGCTTGATATATATGGAAAAATTTCAGATCAAGTTGCTAGTTCTGAATTTTTAGCAAAAGCAAGCGAATATGAGTTACGCTCTTTAGAGCTTGATACGATTAATTTGGCGATTAATAGTATTTTTGAATTGATTTATTTTAATGATGTAGATCGCTTACTAAATAACCATTTAAAAAATCTTGAGCAAATGTTAGAAATTTATACTACTAAATTTGATTATGGTAAGGTTGAATATATTGATCTTTTAAATATCAAAAAGTCTTTATTAAATACTAAACAAAATATCATCACAAATTTGCAAAATAAAGACTTAACACTTAAAAATATAAAAGATTTGCTAGGTAAAGATGATGAGTTTTTGATTAATAAAATGCTAAATTATACTCTTGAAGATTTTTCTTTGCAAAAAATTAATTTTGATATAGAGTTAAAAATGCTTGCTTATAGACCACAAGTTCAAGCAAAGCTAAATCAACTTATGGCTTCTTACAAAGATTATGCAAGTGTGCAAAAAAGTATTTTGCCTAGTATAAAAATATTGGGAAATTTAGATGGGAGTGATAAAAATTTTGATGATAGTTTTAAATTTTTAATTTTAGGAGGTAATGTCGTTATTGATTTACCGTTTTTGGACTTTTATAGAGTAAGACAAAATGTAAAAATTTCTGAATTTGCATATCAAGCACGCTTATATGAGTATAAAGATGCATTGCAAAGAGCTATTCATGAGTTTAAACTTTGCTATGAAAACGATAAATATTACAATGATTTGTTAAATTTAGTAAAAGATATTAATACCAATCAAGCAAAAATTACACAATTATATTTTGAAAAATACGAATTAGGGCGTAATGAGTTAAAAGATTATCTTGATGCAGATGCTTTGCTTATTAATTCACTTCAAGAGCTTAGTAGAGCGAAACTGTCTTTGCTTAAAAATGTTAATTTGTATCATAATATAGTATTGATTTCAGAGTAA